A section of the Oncorhynchus gorbuscha isolate QuinsamMale2020 ecotype Even-year linkage group LG04, OgorEven_v1.0, whole genome shotgun sequence genome encodes:
- the LOC124034256 gene encoding protein phosphatase Slingshot homolog 1-like isoform X1 codes for MALVTLQRSPTPSAASTASTTTTNVGEDFGSDDERRLNQSLSESFFMVKGAALFLQQGSSPQDQKAHPHHKHAGDLPQHLQVMINILRSEDRIKLAVRLESAWSDRVRYMVVVYTSGRQDTEENILLGIDFSDKDSKSCSVGMVLPLWSDTKIHLDGDGGFSVNTVSRNHVFKPVSVQAMWSALQILHKVCEVSRRYNYFPGGMALTWMGYYESCIASEQSCINEWNAMRDLETLRPDSPTMFVDKPTERERTECLIKAKLRSIMMFQDLENVTSKQIRTELEQHMSCNLMQYKEFIDNEMLLILGQMDKATLIFDHLYLGSEWNASNLEELQDTGVGYILNVTREIDNFFPGTFSYHNIRVYDEETTDLLAHWNETYNFIVKAKKNHSKCLVHCKMGVSRSASTVIAYAMKEYGWSLEKAFNFVKQKRSITRPNTGFMRQLAEYEGILDASKQRHNKLWRPDRPDPDCDLHEGLQAQCCGGEYPANRTPEPGMSPCYEEALEEKGAACPLSPCRMISLEVDPAYNNYYFRRLSDSALDSDPSTPVRAPPLLDMERVFIEIEDVERDALLDDEAFEGREGLPLPHFGLAGVGTAAQTSCRGPEPLEELRLRLEFSTVEEEDEEEVQKDEAEMEALAQPGGRVGSAGGGDGDGEVEMVQEEEGEKEGNGLDLVTLNQNSNNNNHFNTLSSLNDTAPSKPAHPVKHSALSRSDNKPSHNMDSLTQDSDLCLNPTHLPSVPSVSVEVPSATLPLPLTSPDTPCSPSLLHPCGPLCDCANCAALPSTPLPDAQDSPCYLTSEDMAGEAKGEEGKLLGVSEPLPVTELLGLSLEEKRPAVACYVAQQQETLVELQRSGLVRRRAERLERLSGLSQEGLHSLEPLDSPHSGAREVPSPVEVEFSAFPEDFPKSSTPCPVPLELLVVPLTNEVLLGAVGSGGVTPNSSPHGSTLTRSSSSDSIRSVRGKPGLVRQRAQEIETRMRLAGLTVPSSLKRSNSLAKLGSLNFSAEDLCSVCSSDAGTLLLLSLSPEPGLEWECPSTSSSAQPRAHRDQTTPERALSGGPRS; via the exons GAGACTTACCTCAGCACCTGCAGGTGATGATCAACATTCTTCGCTCGGAGGACCGAATCAAACTG GCGGTGCGGTTGGAGAGTGCCTGGTCAGACAGAGTGCGTTACATGGTGGTGGTGTACACCAGCGGACGACAGGACACAGAGGAGAACATCCTGCTGGGCATAGACTTCAGCGACAAGGACAG TAAAAGCTGCTCCGTTGGCATGGTGCTGCCTCTGTGGAGTGACACCAAGATCCATCTGGATGGAGACGG GGGTTTCAGTGTGAACACAGTGAGCCGGAATCATGTCTTCAAACCTGTGTCTGTACAGGCCATGTG GTCGGCTCTGCAGATCCTCCACAAGGTGTGTGAGGTGTCCCGCAGGTACAACTACTTCCCCGGGGGCATGGCCCTCACCTGGATGGGTTACTATGAGAGCTGCATCGCCTCAGAGCAGAGCTGCATCAACGAGTGGAACGCCATGAGAGACCTGGAGACCTTGCGGCCTGACTCTCCCACCATGTTTGTCGACAA GCCCACAGAAAGGGAGCGGACAGAGTGCCTTATCAAAGCCAAACTCCGTAGCATCATGATGTTCCAGGACCTGGAGAACGTCACCTCTAAACAG ATCCGGACGGAGCTGGAGCAGCATATGAGCTGTAACCTGATGCAGTATAAGGAGTTCATCGACAACGAGATGCTGCTGATCCTGGGCCAGATGGACAAGGCAACACTCATATTTGACCACCTCTATCTG GGATCTGAATGGAATGCCTCCAATCTGGAAGAGCTTCAGGACACTGG GGTGGGCTATATCCTCAACGTCACCAGGGAGATAGATAACTTCTTCCCAGGAACATTCTCCTACCACAACATACGGGTCTATGATGAGGAGACTACAGACCTGCTGGCCCACTGGAATGAGACATACAACTTCATAGTTAAAGCAAA GAAGAACCACTCCAAGTGTCTGGTCCACTGTAAGATGGGTGTCAGCCGCTCGGCCTCCACCGTTATTGCTTACGCCATGAAGGAGTATGGTTGGTCACTGGAGAAGGCCTTCAACTTTGTCAAGCAGAAGAGAAGCATCACACGGCCCAACACAGGCTTCATGAGACAGCTGGCTGAGTACGAGGGCATCCTGGATGCCAG TAAGCAGCGTCACAACAAGCTGTGGCGTCCTGACCGCCCCGACCCAGACTGTGACCTCCATGAGGGACTGCAGGCCCAGTGCTGTGGGGGGGAGTACCCAGCGAACCGTACCCCTGAGCCGGGGATGTCCCCCTGCTATGAGGAGGCTCTTGAAGAGAAGGGGGCGGCATGTCCCCTTTCCCCCTGCAGGATGATCAGCCTGGAGGTGGACCCCgcctacaacaactactacttccgcaggctgtctgactctgccctggaCAGTGACCCCTCCACGCCGGTGCGCGCTCCGCCCCTCCTGGACATGGAGCGGGTCTTCATAGAGATTGAGGACGTGGAGCGCGACGCCCTGCTGGATGACGAGGCCTTTGAGGGGCGGGAGGGCCTGCCGCTGCCACACTTTGGGCTGGCTGGGGTGGGGACGGCGGCCCAGACCTCTTGCCGGGGACCAGAGCCCCTGGAAGAGCTGCGCCTGCGTCTGGAGTTCAGcactgtagaggaggaggatgaggaggaggttcAGAAAGATGAAGCAGAGATGGAGGCGTTAGCACAGCCAGGAGGAAGAGTGGGGAGTGCAGGAGGAGGTGatggtgatggagaggtggagatggttcaggaagaggagggagagaaggagggcaatGGGCTGGACCTGGTAACCCTGAACCAGAACTCCAACAATAACAACCACTTTAATACCCTGTCCAGCCTCAAT GACACTGCTCCTTCCAAACCCGCTCACCCAGTCAAGCATTCAGCCCTCTCGCGATCAGACAACAAGCCCAGCCATAACATGGATTCACTGACCCAGGATTCTGATCTCTGCCTTAACCCCACACACCTCCCCAGTGTGCCCAGTGTCTCTGTGGAGGTCCCAAgtgccactctccctctcccacttaCCTCCCCCGACACACCCTGTTCCCCCAGCCTGCTGCACCCCTGTGGCCCTCTGTGTGACTGTGCCAACTGTGCTGCTCTGCCCTCTACACCTCTGCCTGATGCCCAGGACTCCCCCTGCTATCTGACATCTGAGGACATGGCTGGTGAGGCCAAGGGTGAGGAAGGGAAGCTTTTAGGGGTCTCTGAGCCTCTCCCTGTCACAGAGCTGCTGGGACTGAGCCTGGAGGAGAAGAGGCCGGCGGTGGCCTGCTACGTGGCCCAGCAGCAGGAGACTCTAGTGGAGCTACAGAGGTCAGGGCTGGTCCGCCGAAGGgcagagaggctggagaggctgtCAGGTCTGTCCCAGGAGGGGCTTCATTCCTTGGAGCCTCTAGACAGCCCCCACTCAGGAGCCAGAGAGGTTCCCAGTCCTGTAGAGGTAGAGTTCTCAGCTTTCCCAGAAGACTTCCCCAAGTCCTCCACACCATGCCCAGTGCCCCTGGAGCTTCTGGTGGTTCCTCTGACTAACGAGGTCCTGCTGGGTGCAGTGGGGTCTGGGGGGGTGACGCCCAACTCTTCCCCCCATGGCTCCACACTGACACGTAGCTCCAGCAGTGACAGCATCCGCAGCGTCAGGGGCAAACCCGGCCTGGTGCGCCAGAGGGCTCAGGAGATCGAGACCCGCATGCGGCTGGCCGGCCTCACCGTGCCATCAAGCCTCAAACGCTCCAACTCACTAGCCAAACTGGGCAGTCTCAACTTCTCGGCTGAAGACCTGTGCTCCGTCTGCTCCTCGGATGCAGGcaccctcctgctcctctctctttccccagagCCAGGCCTAGAATGGGAGTgcccctccacctcttcctccgcCCAGCCCAGAGCACACAGGGACCAGACCACCCCAGAGAGAGCACTGTCCGGGGGTCCCAGGAGCTga
- the LOC124034256 gene encoding protein phosphatase Slingshot homolog 1-like isoform X5 encodes MVKGAALFLQQGSSPQDQKAHPHHKHAGDLPQHLQVMINILRSEDRIKLAVRLESAWSDRVRYMVVVYTSGRQDTEENILLGIDFSDKDSKSCSVGMVLPLWSDTKIHLDGDGGFSVNTVSRNHVFKPVSVQAMWSALQILHKVCEVSRRYNYFPGGMALTWMGYYESCIASEQSCINEWNAMRDLETLRPDSPTMFVDKPTERERTECLIKAKLRSIMMFQDLENVTSKQIRTELEQHMSCNLMQYKEFIDNEMLLILGQMDKATLIFDHLYLGSEWNASNLEELQDTGVGYILNVTREIDNFFPGTFSYHNIRVYDEETTDLLAHWNETYNFIVKAKKNHSKCLVHCKMGVSRSASTVIAYAMKEYGWSLEKAFNFVKQKRSITRPNTGFMRQLAEYEGILDASKQRHNKLWRPDRPDPDCDLHEGLQAQCCGGEYPANRTPEPGMSPCYEEALEEKGAACPLSPCRMISLEVDPAYNNYYFRRLSDSALDSDPSTPVRAPPLLDMERVFIEIEDVERDALLDDEAFEGREGLPLPHFGLAGVGTAAQTSCRGPEPLEELRLRLEFSTVEEEDEEEVQKDEAEMEALAQPGGRVGSAGGGDGDGEVEMVQEEEGEKEGNGLDLVTLNQNSNNNNHFNTLSSLNDTAPSKPAHPVKHSALSRSDNKPSHNMDSLTQDSDLCLNPTHLPSVPSVSVEVPSATLPLPLTSPDTPCSPSLLHPCGPLCDCANCAALPSTPLPDAQDSPCYLTSEDMAGEAKGEEGKLLGVSEPLPVTELLGLSLEEKRPAVACYVAQQQETLVELQRSGLVRRRAERLERLSGLSQEGLHSLEPLDSPHSGAREVPSPVEVEFSAFPEDFPKSSTPCPVPLELLVVPLTNEVLLGAVGSGGVTPNSSPHGSTLTRSSSSDSIRSVRGKPGLVRQRAQEIETRMRLAGLTVPSSLKRSNSLAKLGSLNFSAEDLCSVCSSDAGTLLLLSLSPEPGLEWECPSTSSSAQPRAHRDQTTPERALSGGPRS; translated from the exons GAGACTTACCTCAGCACCTGCAGGTGATGATCAACATTCTTCGCTCGGAGGACCGAATCAAACTG GCGGTGCGGTTGGAGAGTGCCTGGTCAGACAGAGTGCGTTACATGGTGGTGGTGTACACCAGCGGACGACAGGACACAGAGGAGAACATCCTGCTGGGCATAGACTTCAGCGACAAGGACAG TAAAAGCTGCTCCGTTGGCATGGTGCTGCCTCTGTGGAGTGACACCAAGATCCATCTGGATGGAGACGG GGGTTTCAGTGTGAACACAGTGAGCCGGAATCATGTCTTCAAACCTGTGTCTGTACAGGCCATGTG GTCGGCTCTGCAGATCCTCCACAAGGTGTGTGAGGTGTCCCGCAGGTACAACTACTTCCCCGGGGGCATGGCCCTCACCTGGATGGGTTACTATGAGAGCTGCATCGCCTCAGAGCAGAGCTGCATCAACGAGTGGAACGCCATGAGAGACCTGGAGACCTTGCGGCCTGACTCTCCCACCATGTTTGTCGACAA GCCCACAGAAAGGGAGCGGACAGAGTGCCTTATCAAAGCCAAACTCCGTAGCATCATGATGTTCCAGGACCTGGAGAACGTCACCTCTAAACAG ATCCGGACGGAGCTGGAGCAGCATATGAGCTGTAACCTGATGCAGTATAAGGAGTTCATCGACAACGAGATGCTGCTGATCCTGGGCCAGATGGACAAGGCAACACTCATATTTGACCACCTCTATCTG GGATCTGAATGGAATGCCTCCAATCTGGAAGAGCTTCAGGACACTGG GGTGGGCTATATCCTCAACGTCACCAGGGAGATAGATAACTTCTTCCCAGGAACATTCTCCTACCACAACATACGGGTCTATGATGAGGAGACTACAGACCTGCTGGCCCACTGGAATGAGACATACAACTTCATAGTTAAAGCAAA GAAGAACCACTCCAAGTGTCTGGTCCACTGTAAGATGGGTGTCAGCCGCTCGGCCTCCACCGTTATTGCTTACGCCATGAAGGAGTATGGTTGGTCACTGGAGAAGGCCTTCAACTTTGTCAAGCAGAAGAGAAGCATCACACGGCCCAACACAGGCTTCATGAGACAGCTGGCTGAGTACGAGGGCATCCTGGATGCCAG TAAGCAGCGTCACAACAAGCTGTGGCGTCCTGACCGCCCCGACCCAGACTGTGACCTCCATGAGGGACTGCAGGCCCAGTGCTGTGGGGGGGAGTACCCAGCGAACCGTACCCCTGAGCCGGGGATGTCCCCCTGCTATGAGGAGGCTCTTGAAGAGAAGGGGGCGGCATGTCCCCTTTCCCCCTGCAGGATGATCAGCCTGGAGGTGGACCCCgcctacaacaactactacttccgcaggctgtctgactctgccctggaCAGTGACCCCTCCACGCCGGTGCGCGCTCCGCCCCTCCTGGACATGGAGCGGGTCTTCATAGAGATTGAGGACGTGGAGCGCGACGCCCTGCTGGATGACGAGGCCTTTGAGGGGCGGGAGGGCCTGCCGCTGCCACACTTTGGGCTGGCTGGGGTGGGGACGGCGGCCCAGACCTCTTGCCGGGGACCAGAGCCCCTGGAAGAGCTGCGCCTGCGTCTGGAGTTCAGcactgtagaggaggaggatgaggaggaggttcAGAAAGATGAAGCAGAGATGGAGGCGTTAGCACAGCCAGGAGGAAGAGTGGGGAGTGCAGGAGGAGGTGatggtgatggagaggtggagatggttcaggaagaggagggagagaaggagggcaatGGGCTGGACCTGGTAACCCTGAACCAGAACTCCAACAATAACAACCACTTTAATACCCTGTCCAGCCTCAAT GACACTGCTCCTTCCAAACCCGCTCACCCAGTCAAGCATTCAGCCCTCTCGCGATCAGACAACAAGCCCAGCCATAACATGGATTCACTGACCCAGGATTCTGATCTCTGCCTTAACCCCACACACCTCCCCAGTGTGCCCAGTGTCTCTGTGGAGGTCCCAAgtgccactctccctctcccacttaCCTCCCCCGACACACCCTGTTCCCCCAGCCTGCTGCACCCCTGTGGCCCTCTGTGTGACTGTGCCAACTGTGCTGCTCTGCCCTCTACACCTCTGCCTGATGCCCAGGACTCCCCCTGCTATCTGACATCTGAGGACATGGCTGGTGAGGCCAAGGGTGAGGAAGGGAAGCTTTTAGGGGTCTCTGAGCCTCTCCCTGTCACAGAGCTGCTGGGACTGAGCCTGGAGGAGAAGAGGCCGGCGGTGGCCTGCTACGTGGCCCAGCAGCAGGAGACTCTAGTGGAGCTACAGAGGTCAGGGCTGGTCCGCCGAAGGgcagagaggctggagaggctgtCAGGTCTGTCCCAGGAGGGGCTTCATTCCTTGGAGCCTCTAGACAGCCCCCACTCAGGAGCCAGAGAGGTTCCCAGTCCTGTAGAGGTAGAGTTCTCAGCTTTCCCAGAAGACTTCCCCAAGTCCTCCACACCATGCCCAGTGCCCCTGGAGCTTCTGGTGGTTCCTCTGACTAACGAGGTCCTGCTGGGTGCAGTGGGGTCTGGGGGGGTGACGCCCAACTCTTCCCCCCATGGCTCCACACTGACACGTAGCTCCAGCAGTGACAGCATCCGCAGCGTCAGGGGCAAACCCGGCCTGGTGCGCCAGAGGGCTCAGGAGATCGAGACCCGCATGCGGCTGGCCGGCCTCACCGTGCCATCAAGCCTCAAACGCTCCAACTCACTAGCCAAACTGGGCAGTCTCAACTTCTCGGCTGAAGACCTGTGCTCCGTCTGCTCCTCGGATGCAGGcaccctcctgctcctctctctttccccagagCCAGGCCTAGAATGGGAGTgcccctccacctcttcctccgcCCAGCCCAGAGCACACAGGGACCAGACCACCCCAGAGAGAGCACTGTCCGGGGGTCCCAGGAGCTga
- the LOC124034256 gene encoding protein phosphatase Slingshot homolog 1-like isoform X2, translated as MALVTLQRSPTPSAASTASTTTTNVGEDFGSDDERRLNQSLSESFFMVKGAALFLQQGSSPQDQKAHPHHKHAGDLPQHLQVMINILRSEDRIKLAVRLESAWSDRVRYMVVVYTSGRQDTEENILLGIDFSDKDSCSVGMVLPLWSDTKIHLDGDGGFSVNTVSRNHVFKPVSVQAMWSALQILHKVCEVSRRYNYFPGGMALTWMGYYESCIASEQSCINEWNAMRDLETLRPDSPTMFVDKPTERERTECLIKAKLRSIMMFQDLENVTSKQIRTELEQHMSCNLMQYKEFIDNEMLLILGQMDKATLIFDHLYLGSEWNASNLEELQDTGVGYILNVTREIDNFFPGTFSYHNIRVYDEETTDLLAHWNETYNFIVKAKKNHSKCLVHCKMGVSRSASTVIAYAMKEYGWSLEKAFNFVKQKRSITRPNTGFMRQLAEYEGILDASKQRHNKLWRPDRPDPDCDLHEGLQAQCCGGEYPANRTPEPGMSPCYEEALEEKGAACPLSPCRMISLEVDPAYNNYYFRRLSDSALDSDPSTPVRAPPLLDMERVFIEIEDVERDALLDDEAFEGREGLPLPHFGLAGVGTAAQTSCRGPEPLEELRLRLEFSTVEEEDEEEVQKDEAEMEALAQPGGRVGSAGGGDGDGEVEMVQEEEGEKEGNGLDLVTLNQNSNNNNHFNTLSSLNDTAPSKPAHPVKHSALSRSDNKPSHNMDSLTQDSDLCLNPTHLPSVPSVSVEVPSATLPLPLTSPDTPCSPSLLHPCGPLCDCANCAALPSTPLPDAQDSPCYLTSEDMAGEAKGEEGKLLGVSEPLPVTELLGLSLEEKRPAVACYVAQQQETLVELQRSGLVRRRAERLERLSGLSQEGLHSLEPLDSPHSGAREVPSPVEVEFSAFPEDFPKSSTPCPVPLELLVVPLTNEVLLGAVGSGGVTPNSSPHGSTLTRSSSSDSIRSVRGKPGLVRQRAQEIETRMRLAGLTVPSSLKRSNSLAKLGSLNFSAEDLCSVCSSDAGTLLLLSLSPEPGLEWECPSTSSSAQPRAHRDQTTPERALSGGPRS; from the exons GAGACTTACCTCAGCACCTGCAGGTGATGATCAACATTCTTCGCTCGGAGGACCGAATCAAACTG GCGGTGCGGTTGGAGAGTGCCTGGTCAGACAGAGTGCGTTACATGGTGGTGGTGTACACCAGCGGACGACAGGACACAGAGGAGAACATCCTGCTGGGCATAGACTTCAGCGACAAGGACAG CTGCTCCGTTGGCATGGTGCTGCCTCTGTGGAGTGACACCAAGATCCATCTGGATGGAGACGG GGGTTTCAGTGTGAACACAGTGAGCCGGAATCATGTCTTCAAACCTGTGTCTGTACAGGCCATGTG GTCGGCTCTGCAGATCCTCCACAAGGTGTGTGAGGTGTCCCGCAGGTACAACTACTTCCCCGGGGGCATGGCCCTCACCTGGATGGGTTACTATGAGAGCTGCATCGCCTCAGAGCAGAGCTGCATCAACGAGTGGAACGCCATGAGAGACCTGGAGACCTTGCGGCCTGACTCTCCCACCATGTTTGTCGACAA GCCCACAGAAAGGGAGCGGACAGAGTGCCTTATCAAAGCCAAACTCCGTAGCATCATGATGTTCCAGGACCTGGAGAACGTCACCTCTAAACAG ATCCGGACGGAGCTGGAGCAGCATATGAGCTGTAACCTGATGCAGTATAAGGAGTTCATCGACAACGAGATGCTGCTGATCCTGGGCCAGATGGACAAGGCAACACTCATATTTGACCACCTCTATCTG GGATCTGAATGGAATGCCTCCAATCTGGAAGAGCTTCAGGACACTGG GGTGGGCTATATCCTCAACGTCACCAGGGAGATAGATAACTTCTTCCCAGGAACATTCTCCTACCACAACATACGGGTCTATGATGAGGAGACTACAGACCTGCTGGCCCACTGGAATGAGACATACAACTTCATAGTTAAAGCAAA GAAGAACCACTCCAAGTGTCTGGTCCACTGTAAGATGGGTGTCAGCCGCTCGGCCTCCACCGTTATTGCTTACGCCATGAAGGAGTATGGTTGGTCACTGGAGAAGGCCTTCAACTTTGTCAAGCAGAAGAGAAGCATCACACGGCCCAACACAGGCTTCATGAGACAGCTGGCTGAGTACGAGGGCATCCTGGATGCCAG TAAGCAGCGTCACAACAAGCTGTGGCGTCCTGACCGCCCCGACCCAGACTGTGACCTCCATGAGGGACTGCAGGCCCAGTGCTGTGGGGGGGAGTACCCAGCGAACCGTACCCCTGAGCCGGGGATGTCCCCCTGCTATGAGGAGGCTCTTGAAGAGAAGGGGGCGGCATGTCCCCTTTCCCCCTGCAGGATGATCAGCCTGGAGGTGGACCCCgcctacaacaactactacttccgcaggctgtctgactctgccctggaCAGTGACCCCTCCACGCCGGTGCGCGCTCCGCCCCTCCTGGACATGGAGCGGGTCTTCATAGAGATTGAGGACGTGGAGCGCGACGCCCTGCTGGATGACGAGGCCTTTGAGGGGCGGGAGGGCCTGCCGCTGCCACACTTTGGGCTGGCTGGGGTGGGGACGGCGGCCCAGACCTCTTGCCGGGGACCAGAGCCCCTGGAAGAGCTGCGCCTGCGTCTGGAGTTCAGcactgtagaggaggaggatgaggaggaggttcAGAAAGATGAAGCAGAGATGGAGGCGTTAGCACAGCCAGGAGGAAGAGTGGGGAGTGCAGGAGGAGGTGatggtgatggagaggtggagatggttcaggaagaggagggagagaaggagggcaatGGGCTGGACCTGGTAACCCTGAACCAGAACTCCAACAATAACAACCACTTTAATACCCTGTCCAGCCTCAAT GACACTGCTCCTTCCAAACCCGCTCACCCAGTCAAGCATTCAGCCCTCTCGCGATCAGACAACAAGCCCAGCCATAACATGGATTCACTGACCCAGGATTCTGATCTCTGCCTTAACCCCACACACCTCCCCAGTGTGCCCAGTGTCTCTGTGGAGGTCCCAAgtgccactctccctctcccacttaCCTCCCCCGACACACCCTGTTCCCCCAGCCTGCTGCACCCCTGTGGCCCTCTGTGTGACTGTGCCAACTGTGCTGCTCTGCCCTCTACACCTCTGCCTGATGCCCAGGACTCCCCCTGCTATCTGACATCTGAGGACATGGCTGGTGAGGCCAAGGGTGAGGAAGGGAAGCTTTTAGGGGTCTCTGAGCCTCTCCCTGTCACAGAGCTGCTGGGACTGAGCCTGGAGGAGAAGAGGCCGGCGGTGGCCTGCTACGTGGCCCAGCAGCAGGAGACTCTAGTGGAGCTACAGAGGTCAGGGCTGGTCCGCCGAAGGgcagagaggctggagaggctgtCAGGTCTGTCCCAGGAGGGGCTTCATTCCTTGGAGCCTCTAGACAGCCCCCACTCAGGAGCCAGAGAGGTTCCCAGTCCTGTAGAGGTAGAGTTCTCAGCTTTCCCAGAAGACTTCCCCAAGTCCTCCACACCATGCCCAGTGCCCCTGGAGCTTCTGGTGGTTCCTCTGACTAACGAGGTCCTGCTGGGTGCAGTGGGGTCTGGGGGGGTGACGCCCAACTCTTCCCCCCATGGCTCCACACTGACACGTAGCTCCAGCAGTGACAGCATCCGCAGCGTCAGGGGCAAACCCGGCCTGGTGCGCCAGAGGGCTCAGGAGATCGAGACCCGCATGCGGCTGGCCGGCCTCACCGTGCCATCAAGCCTCAAACGCTCCAACTCACTAGCCAAACTGGGCAGTCTCAACTTCTCGGCTGAAGACCTGTGCTCCGTCTGCTCCTCGGATGCAGGcaccctcctgctcctctctctttccccagagCCAGGCCTAGAATGGGAGTgcccctccacctcttcctccgcCCAGCCCAGAGCACACAGGGACCAGACCACCCCAGAGAGAGCACTGTCCGGGGGTCCCAGGAGCTga